The DNA window TTGTATAATAAAAGGGAGCATCATCTACTGTGAAACCGTAGTGAGAAATCCTCCAGTAATCACTTTGTGGAGTAACAAACATTGATAGAGTATTGTTTTTAACTTCCCATTTTTCAGGTTCATTAAACCATGTCATTTTTTCTAATGTCTGAGCGAAACTCTTATTTATAAGAAGTACTGCACAAAAACTTAAAATTATTCTCTTCATCTTTACAAATATCTATTGTTATAAGTATAACTGGATGTAAATTATTAATTTAGCAAAAGTATAACTTAACCATATTATCATCAATACTGATAAATAACCATTTTATGAAGATTGTAGAAACGTTGAATGAAAAATTGCTGAACAAAGATCTAAATAAAAGCAATGAATGTTTATTGGGTATTGATACTTACAAGAATACTGCTCTGATGTATTCTCAAATCGAAAATGCAATTTCAGTATTAAGCGACATGCAGGCTAATAAGAGCTATGTTTATAAATCCAATACAGCTTTCGAATTAGGTTTAAATGTGGATGAAAATCCTATGCTCATCGATTCCATTTGGGAAGAGGAGATATTAAAAAAAATACATCCTGATGATAAGCTTAAAAAATACATTCACGAATTAAGATTTTTCAAACTCATGGATTCATTGAAACCTAAAGCACGACAGGATTATAGTGTTTTGTCGAGAATACGGATAAAAGACAAAAATGAGGAATATAAATTTGTTCAGCATAGGATGTTCTATGTGTATTCACCATACAACGGAAAACTTAGATTTGCATTATGTCTGTATAGTATCTCCATAGATCAGTCAATTCTTTTACCTTCAGATTTTCTCATTGTAAACTCTGTAAAAGGAGAAGTAGTAGTAGAGGATAAACTTAACTACAGGAATATTTTGTCGCAAAGGGAATTAGAGATTTTGAAATTTGTAGGCGAGGGTTTTACCAGTAAGGAGATTGCAGAATTCCTATTTATAAGCGTTAATACAGTTAGCCGCCATAGACAGAATATTCTTGAAAAACTGAAAGTAAAAAATTCAATAAAGGCCTTTAATGAAAGCTTTCATTAATTAATAGAGTGTTCTGATCTTCATAAAAGTTCACCATATATATTCGGTATATTTTTTTTTAATTCGTACTTTTAGTAAAAGACATAAAGCTACGTATATGAAGAAAAAAGAAAAAAATGTAAAGAGAGGAGAGGAAATTACCAATAAGTATCTGGCATTCTTAGATGAGCATATTCAGAATGTTATTTCTGGTAATACTTCTGAATTTATGGAACTTAACGAAATAGCTGTACATCTTGCGATTTCTCATACACACCTTACCGATACGGTTAAAAAAGAAAAAGGAAATCATCCTTGTCATTTTTACGATACTAAAATTATTGAACAGGTTCAGATCATGCTGTCAGAAACTGATCGGTCCATTGCAGAAATAGCCAGAATATTTACTTATGATCCTTCCAATTTTTCCAAATTCTTCAAAAAATGGACGAATCTGACTCCAGGAGAGTATAGAAACATAAATCAGAATAAATTACCGAAAAGTTCACCATAGAAACATCATCGCTAATAATCATATTTGTAAGACATACTAATTAAAAAATACATAATTATGTCGAAAAATGACCTAACAGGAAAGGTGGTATTAATAGCTGGTGGTGGAAAGAACCTTGGTGGCTTGCTAAGCAGAGATTTTGCCAGAAAAGGAGCAAAGCTTGCTATTCATTACAACAGTGAAAGTTCAAAACAGGAAAGTGAGAAAACGTTAGCGGAGGTCAAAGCTTTAGGAGCTGAAGCTTTTCTTTTTCAGGGAGATCTTACAAAAGTTGATAATATCACTAAATTATTTGATGAAACGGTAAAAACCTACGGTGGGATTGATATTGCCATCAATACAGTTGGAATGGTTCTTAAGAAACCCTTTGTAGAAACTACTGAAGCAGAATATGACTCCA is part of the Chryseobacterium paludis genome and encodes:
- a CDS encoding response regulator transcription factor, with the translated sequence MKIVETLNEKLLNKDLNKSNECLLGIDTYKNTALMYSQIENAISVLSDMQANKSYVYKSNTAFELGLNVDENPMLIDSIWEEEILKKIHPDDKLKKYIHELRFFKLMDSLKPKARQDYSVLSRIRIKDKNEEYKFVQHRMFYVYSPYNGKLRFALCLYSISIDQSILLPSDFLIVNSVKGEVVVEDKLNYRNILSQRELEILKFVGEGFTSKEIAEFLFISVNTVSRHRQNILEKLKVKNSIKAFNESFH
- a CDS encoding helix-turn-helix domain-containing protein — protein: MKKKEKNVKRGEEITNKYLAFLDEHIQNVISGNTSEFMELNEIAVHLAISHTHLTDTVKKEKGNHPCHFYDTKIIEQVQIMLSETDRSIAEIARIFTYDPSNFSKFFKKWTNLTPGEYRNINQNKLPKSSP